The following are encoded together in the Thermomonas brevis genome:
- a CDS encoding symmetrical bis(5'-nucleosyl)-tetraphosphatase translates to MAVWAIGDLQGCYDVTQRLLEKLRFDPAADRLWFCGDLVNRGGQSVETLRLVHSLREVSHTVLGNHDLSLLAVAERTPEEQRRVNPDLQGVLFAPDAQELLTWLRGQKLAHVDRKLGWMMVHAGLAPKWTTQLAEKHAREVEARLHGDNYRKLLKNMYGDGPDWSPRLGGIERERAIINIFTRMRYCSPRGRIAFEHKGAPGSQPPGLYPWFSVPGHAPRDLKIVCGHWSTLGLFLGHGVHAIDTGAVWSGKLTALQLDAEGLNVVQVPGRDVPAPAPKQRPPKPHKPHGQRRHDGGHNHNGQARS, encoded by the coding sequence ATGGCCGTCTGGGCAATCGGCGACCTGCAGGGTTGCTACGACGTCACCCAGCGCCTGCTGGAGAAGCTCCGCTTCGATCCGGCGGCGGACCGGCTGTGGTTCTGCGGCGACCTCGTGAATCGCGGCGGCCAGTCGGTCGAAACCCTGCGGCTGGTGCATTCGCTGCGCGAGGTGAGCCACACGGTGCTGGGCAACCACGACCTGTCGCTGCTGGCGGTGGCCGAGCGCACGCCCGAGGAGCAGCGCCGGGTCAATCCCGACCTGCAGGGCGTGCTGTTCGCGCCCGATGCGCAGGAACTGCTGACCTGGCTGCGCGGGCAGAAGCTGGCGCACGTGGACCGCAAGCTGGGCTGGATGATGGTGCATGCCGGCCTTGCGCCGAAGTGGACGACGCAGCTCGCAGAAAAACATGCGCGCGAAGTCGAGGCGCGGCTGCACGGCGACAACTACCGCAAGCTGCTGAAGAACATGTACGGCGACGGCCCCGATTGGTCGCCGCGGCTGGGCGGGATCGAGCGCGAGCGCGCGATCATCAACATCTTCACCCGCATGCGCTATTGCAGCCCGCGCGGGCGGATCGCGTTCGAGCACAAGGGCGCGCCCGGCAGCCAGCCGCCCGGCCTGTATCCGTGGTTCTCGGTGCCCGGCCACGCGCCGCGCGACCTGAAGATCGTGTGCGGGCACTGGAGCACGCTGGGCCTGTTCCTCGGCCACGGCGTGCACGCCATCGACACCGGCGCGGTGTGGAGCGGCAAGCTCACCGCGCTGCAGCTGGACGCCGAGGGCCTGAACGTGGTGCAGGTGCCGGGCCGCGACGTGCCCGCGCCGGCGCCGAAGCAGCGCCCGCCGAAACCGCACAAGCCGCACGGCCAGCGCCGCCACGACGGCGGCCACAACCACAACGGTCAGGCGCGCTCGTAG
- the apaG gene encoding Co2+/Mg2+ efflux protein ApaG — protein MSSNDYQFDIAVDARFLDDQSAPEEDRYVFAYTIRIHNRGKVPARLLGRHWLITDGNGRVREVEGEGVVGEQPWLRPGEGFEYTSGAVLETDIGTMRGSYDMLADDGTRFAAPIPAFTLSIPRTLH, from the coding sequence ATGAGCAGCAACGATTACCAGTTCGACATCGCGGTCGATGCGCGCTTCCTGGACGACCAGTCCGCGCCGGAAGAAGACCGCTACGTGTTCGCCTACACCATCCGCATCCACAACCGCGGCAAGGTGCCGGCGCGCCTGCTGGGCCGCCACTGGCTGATCACCGACGGCAACGGCCGCGTGCGCGAGGTGGAAGGCGAAGGCGTGGTCGGCGAGCAGCCGTGGCTGCGCCCGGGCGAGGGGTTCGAATACACCTCGGGCGCGGTGCTGGAAACCGACATCGGCACCATGCGCGGCAGCTACGACATGCTGGCCGACGACGGCACCCGCTTCGCCGCGCCGATCCCGGCGTTCACCCTGTCCATCCCGCGCACGTTGCACTGA
- the rsmA gene encoding 16S rRNA (adenine(1518)-N(6)/adenine(1519)-N(6))-dimethyltransferase RsmA, whose product MSTGFTEPAKKHLGQNFLHDRSVIDRIVQAIDPQPGDVVVEIGPGQGALTFPLLKRHGDVTAIEFDRDLHAPLQAAAREHGTLHLIEGDVLGVDFTALAAQRGDARGQIRLAGNLPYNLSSPILFHALDHAAAIRDMHFMLQKEVVERMAAGPGSKVYGRLSVMLQAYCAVTPLFVVPPGAFRPAPKVDSAVVRLVPKPADKIEVADHRAFANVVRAAFGQRRKTLRNALNSVADADAIEAAGLRPDARAEQIEVAGFVRLANLLASA is encoded by the coding sequence ATGAGCACAGGCTTCACCGAACCCGCCAAGAAGCATCTGGGCCAGAACTTCCTGCACGACAGGAGCGTGATCGACCGGATCGTGCAGGCCATCGACCCGCAGCCGGGCGACGTCGTCGTCGAGATCGGCCCCGGCCAAGGCGCGCTGACCTTCCCGCTGCTGAAGCGGCACGGCGACGTCACCGCCATCGAATTCGACCGCGACCTGCACGCGCCGCTGCAGGCCGCCGCGCGCGAACACGGCACGTTGCACCTGATCGAAGGCGACGTGCTCGGCGTGGACTTCACCGCGCTGGCGGCGCAGCGCGGCGACGCCCGCGGGCAGATCCGGCTGGCCGGCAACCTGCCCTACAACCTCAGCTCACCGATCCTGTTCCACGCGCTGGACCACGCCGCCGCGATCCGCGACATGCACTTCATGCTGCAGAAGGAAGTGGTCGAGCGCATGGCCGCCGGCCCCGGCAGCAAGGTCTACGGCCGCCTGAGCGTGATGCTGCAGGCATACTGCGCGGTGACGCCGCTGTTCGTGGTGCCGCCGGGCGCGTTCCGGCCCGCGCCGAAGGTCGATTCGGCGGTGGTGCGGCTGGTGCCGAAGCCGGCAGACAAGATCGAAGTGGCCGACCATCGCGCCTTCGCCAACGTCGTCCGCGCCGCCTTCGGCCAGCGCCGCAAGACCCTGCGCAACGCGCTCAATAGCGTGGCCGACGCCGACGCCATCGAGGCCGCCGGCCTGCGCCCGGACGCGCGCGCGGAGCAGATCGAAGTGGCCGGCTTCGTGCGCCTGGCCAACCTGCTCGCCTCCGCCTGA
- a CDS encoding tRNA-binding protein, with protein sequence METISFDDFLKVELRVGRVLSAEPFAQARKPAYVLHVDFGPELGVRKSSAQITAHYRPEDLVGRLVVAVVNFPDKQIGPLMSECLVTGFHDADGAVALCVPDRDIPLGARLL encoded by the coding sequence ATGGAGACGATTTCTTTCGACGACTTCCTGAAGGTCGAACTGCGCGTCGGCCGCGTGCTCTCCGCCGAACCGTTCGCGCAGGCGCGCAAGCCGGCCTATGTCCTGCACGTCGATTTCGGGCCGGAGCTGGGCGTGCGCAAGTCCAGCGCGCAGATCACCGCGCACTACCGCCCCGAGGATCTCGTCGGCCGGCTGGTCGTCGCCGTAGTCAATTTCCCGGACAAACAGATCGGCCCGCTGATGTCCGAATGCCTGGTGACCGGCTTCCACGACGCCGACGGGGCGGTGGCGCTGTGCGTGCCGGACCGGGACATACCGTTGGGGGCGCGATTGCTATGA
- the pdxA gene encoding 4-hydroxythreonine-4-phosphate dehydrogenase PdxA: MRPRLALVPGEPAGVGPELMVRAAQQDWDARLVVFGDAAVLHRAAAALSLPLELHRAGETPASARSLEIVDIPHPVQAAFGAPEPANAASVVAALTGAAQACLDGTLDGMVTGPVHKAAINDGGIPYTGTTGLLAAHAGCEVVMMLANPAMRVALQTVHLPLREVADRIVPDALERTLRIVYDALRKQFGIADPAIAVLGLNPHAGEDGHLGSEELDVIIPTLERLRLDGMQLIGPLPADTAFLPEKLRGFDAVLAMYHDQGLPVLKHADFAHAVNITLGLPYPRVAVDHGTALDLAGKGVADPSSLFAAIRCCTQLADGRKRV, from the coding sequence ATGCGCCCCCGACTCGCACTCGTTCCCGGCGAACCGGCAGGCGTCGGCCCCGAACTCATGGTGCGCGCGGCCCAGCAGGACTGGGACGCGCGCTTGGTCGTGTTCGGCGATGCTGCCGTCCTGCATCGCGCCGCCGCGGCGCTGTCGCTGCCGCTGGAACTGCATCGCGCCGGCGAAACGCCGGCATCGGCGCGCAGCCTGGAAATCGTCGATATCCCGCATCCGGTGCAGGCCGCTTTCGGCGCGCCGGAGCCGGCGAACGCCGCCTCAGTCGTGGCGGCGCTGACCGGCGCCGCGCAGGCCTGCCTCGACGGCACGTTGGACGGCATGGTCACCGGCCCGGTGCACAAGGCCGCGATCAACGACGGCGGCATCCCCTACACCGGCACCACCGGATTGCTGGCCGCGCACGCCGGCTGCGAGGTGGTGATGATGCTGGCCAATCCGGCCATGCGGGTCGCCCTGCAGACCGTGCACCTGCCGCTGCGCGAGGTGGCCGACCGGATCGTGCCGGATGCGCTGGAGCGCACGCTGCGGATTGTCTATGACGCATTGCGCAAGCAGTTCGGCATCGCCGATCCCGCCATCGCCGTGCTCGGCCTGAACCCGCACGCCGGCGAGGACGGCCATCTGGGCAGCGAGGAACTCGACGTCATCATTCCCACGCTGGAACGCCTGCGCCTCGATGGGATGCAACTGATCGGCCCGCTGCCCGCCGACACCGCCTTCCTGCCCGAGAAACTGCGCGGCTTCGACGCGGTGCTGGCGATGTACCACGACCAAGGCTTGCCGGTGCTCAAGCACGCCGACTTCGCCCACGCGGTGAACATCACCCTCGGCTTGCCCTACCCGCGCGTGGCGGTGGATCACGGCACCGCGCTGGATCTGGCCGGCAAGGGCGTCGCCGATCCGTCCAGCCTGTTCGCCGCGATCCGCTGCTGCACGCAGCTGGCCGACGGGCGGAAGCGCGTCTGA
- a CDS encoding peptidylprolyl isomerase has product MTPTHRPRAPRLLAALLPLLLLAGGASAQEFQPVDKIAAVVNEDVILRSELDRAVANIRSQYAGHEDQLPPADVLTRQVLERLILLRLQLERATDTGITATDQDLERAVQGVAQQNGLNVDQLRARLAQDGMSFAEFRNSLRDEIITQKLRQSFAQGRINVSEGEVDAAMANASATVSQQFHLAHILIGTPDGASPEQIATAQKKIEGIKGLLDRGEMTFAAAAVRYSDSPNALESGDLGWRGLNEIPPAFAAAIQQMQDGDVIGPIRGPSGFQLLQLVGTRTQAPGSGEKVTQFSARQILVKVDDKTDDAAAKAKADTLAARLAGGADFAKLAGEESDDATTRRRGGDLGWFGADTYGTAFGMQVAALGDGQTSAPFKTDAGWVIIQRSGSREIAAGDENMRAQVRETIGRRKLEEEWNRFLRETRGEAFVDVRDEQGKSTLPELQETQKEKHKMKPVDVHPEGSRAAF; this is encoded by the coding sequence ATGACCCCAACCCATCGCCCGCGCGCCCCCCGTCTCCTGGCCGCCCTGCTGCCGCTCCTGCTGCTGGCCGGCGGCGCCTCCGCGCAGGAATTCCAGCCGGTCGACAAGATCGCCGCGGTGGTCAACGAGGACGTGATCCTGCGCAGCGAGCTGGATCGCGCGGTCGCCAACATCCGCAGCCAGTACGCCGGCCACGAGGATCAGCTGCCGCCGGCCGACGTGCTGACCCGGCAGGTGCTGGAACGCCTGATCCTGCTGCGCCTGCAGCTCGAGCGCGCCACCGACACCGGCATCACCGCCACCGACCAGGATCTGGAGCGCGCGGTGCAGGGCGTGGCCCAGCAGAACGGCCTGAACGTCGACCAGCTGCGCGCGCGGCTGGCGCAGGATGGCATGTCGTTCGCCGAATTCCGCAACAGCCTGCGCGACGAGATCATCACCCAGAAGCTGCGCCAGAGCTTCGCCCAGGGCCGCATCAACGTCAGCGAAGGCGAAGTCGACGCGGCAATGGCGAACGCCTCGGCCACCGTATCGCAGCAGTTCCACCTCGCCCACATCCTGATCGGCACGCCGGACGGCGCCAGCCCCGAGCAGATCGCCACCGCGCAGAAGAAGATCGAGGGAATCAAGGGCCTGCTCGACCGCGGCGAGATGACCTTCGCCGCCGCCGCCGTGCGCTACTCCGACAGCCCCAACGCGCTGGAAAGCGGCGACCTGGGCTGGCGCGGACTGAACGAGATCCCGCCGGCGTTCGCCGCCGCCATCCAGCAGATGCAAGACGGCGACGTGATCGGCCCGATCCGCGGTCCCAGCGGCTTCCAGCTGCTGCAGCTGGTCGGCACCCGTACCCAGGCGCCCGGCAGCGGCGAGAAGGTCACCCAGTTCTCCGCCCGCCAGATCCTGGTCAAGGTCGACGACAAGACCGACGACGCCGCGGCCAAGGCCAAGGCCGACACGCTGGCGGCCCGCCTGGCCGGCGGCGCGGACTTCGCCAAGCTGGCCGGCGAGGAATCCGACGACGCCACCACCCGCCGTCGCGGCGGCGACCTGGGCTGGTTCGGCGCCGACACCTACGGCACCGCCTTCGGCATGCAGGTGGCGGCGCTGGGCGACGGCCAGACCTCCGCCCCGTTCAAGACCGACGCCGGCTGGGTGATCATCCAGCGCAGCGGCAGCCGCGAGATCGCCGCCGGCGACGAGAACATGCGCGCGCAGGTGCGCGAGACCATCGGCCGGCGCAAGCTGGAAGAGGAATGGAACCGCTTCCTGCGCGAAACGCGCGGCGAAGCCTTCGTCGACGTGCGCGACGAGCAGGGCAAGTCCACCTTGCCCGAACTGCAGGAAACGCAGAAGGAAAAGCACAAGATGAAGCCGGTCGACGTGCATCCCGAGGGAAGCCGCGCAGCGTTCTGA
- the lptD gene encoding LPS assembly protein LptD: MRPVLRLLPLPLCIALSLPAHADDDTPQNWALCPIGDAVPPFADAFRAPEGLNIAPAGQPRPTDIEGDMLSGTDANPVFQGNVTMRRDDQFMGADQLTFDKEKGRYAADGSIRYQAAGLRVRAAHAEGDQEAGTHSMQDLQYQLLSRRGNGRARSLDMVGEVGTLRETTYSTCPPEARHWELRASRIDIDTDKGMAVARGASLRVGKVPVLYMPWFMFPTDDRRRTGLLFPSISNSGRNGFDWKQPIYLNLAPDYDATLSPRWMSKRGALLGGQFRYLLENGKGTLDGVWMPNDELRDRSRGLAHFEGIQNLGSNWQARANLNWISDPRYYEDFSNSIDGLSQSIAYSEIGVYGRGRDWTAGVGADHWQLADYTLTDQVLPYDRLPRAFINWERGLGGGLLRGGVDAEAVRFHHPVYAAGSRLDLRPWIGMPLEGDAWFLRPTLAYRYTGYSLDRALGQTLGGDSPTRGQSIFSVDTGLFFDRDTRVKGKDYLQTIEPRLFYLNVPYADQDDMPVFDTQPLTFSWGQLFRENRYSGADRQADANQLTLALSTRMIRQSDGFERFSASFGQIRYFEASRVHLPNEPVTEKGGSAWVTDVNYAPTDRWTFGASYQRDPKFKRTDLASVRARYLLPDDGVFNLAYRYRRELLEQVDVSFLYPLNPSWSLVSRGYYSLRDGKVLEALAGVQWDSCCVALRLVARRYVHNRVGELSNALMFEIELKGLGSAGQDTRKALRRAILGYNRDDLYLVPPQTATGQSSPPDNANTIP, translated from the coding sequence GTGCGCCCTGTCCTGCGCCTGCTTCCCCTGCCGCTGTGCATCGCGCTGTCGCTGCCGGCGCACGCCGACGACGACACCCCGCAGAACTGGGCGCTGTGCCCGATCGGCGACGCGGTGCCGCCGTTCGCCGATGCGTTCCGCGCGCCGGAAGGGTTGAACATCGCGCCCGCCGGCCAGCCGCGGCCCACCGACATCGAAGGCGACATGCTGTCCGGCACCGACGCCAACCCGGTGTTCCAGGGCAACGTCACCATGCGCCGCGACGACCAGTTCATGGGCGCCGACCAGCTCACCTTCGACAAGGAGAAGGGGCGCTACGCGGCCGACGGCAGCATCCGCTACCAGGCCGCCGGCCTGCGCGTGCGCGCCGCGCATGCGGAAGGCGACCAGGAGGCCGGCACCCATTCCATGCAGGACCTGCAGTACCAGCTGCTGTCGCGGCGCGGCAACGGCCGGGCGCGGAGCCTGGACATGGTCGGCGAGGTCGGCACCCTGCGCGAAACCACCTATTCCACCTGCCCGCCGGAAGCGCGCCACTGGGAGCTGCGGGCGAGCCGGATCGACATCGACACCGACAAGGGCATGGCGGTGGCGCGCGGCGCCAGCCTGCGGGTCGGCAAGGTGCCGGTGCTGTACATGCCGTGGTTCATGTTCCCGACCGACGACCGCCGCCGCACCGGCCTGCTGTTCCCGTCGATCTCCAATTCCGGCCGCAACGGCTTCGACTGGAAGCAGCCGATCTACCTGAACCTGGCGCCCGACTACGACGCCACCCTCAGCCCGCGCTGGATGAGCAAGCGCGGCGCGCTGCTCGGCGGCCAGTTCCGCTACCTGCTGGAAAACGGCAAGGGCACGCTGGACGGGGTGTGGATGCCGAACGACGAGCTGCGCGACCGCAGCCGCGGGCTGGCGCACTTCGAGGGCATCCAGAACCTGGGATCGAACTGGCAGGCGCGCGCCAACCTCAACTGGATCAGCGACCCGCGCTACTACGAGGATTTCAGCAACAGCATCGACGGCCTGTCGCAATCCATTGCGTACAGCGAGATCGGCGTCTACGGCCGCGGCCGCGACTGGACGGCCGGCGTCGGCGCCGACCACTGGCAGCTGGCCGACTACACCCTGACCGACCAGGTGCTGCCCTACGACCGCCTGCCGCGCGCGTTCATCAACTGGGAACGCGGGTTGGGCGGCGGCCTGCTGCGCGGCGGCGTCGATGCGGAGGCCGTGCGCTTCCACCATCCGGTCTATGCCGCCGGCTCGCGCCTCGACCTGCGCCCGTGGATCGGCATGCCGCTGGAAGGCGACGCCTGGTTCCTGCGCCCCACCCTGGCCTACCGCTACACCGGCTACTCGCTGGATCGCGCGCTGGGGCAGACGCTGGGCGGAGATTCGCCGACCCGTGGGCAGTCGATCTTCAGCGTCGACACCGGCCTGTTCTTCGACCGCGACACCCGGGTCAAGGGCAAGGACTACCTGCAGACGATCGAGCCGCGCCTGTTCTACCTGAACGTGCCCTACGCCGACCAGGACGACATGCCGGTGTTCGACACCCAGCCGCTGACCTTCAGCTGGGGCCAGCTGTTCCGCGAGAACCGCTATTCCGGCGCCGACCGCCAGGCCGACGCCAACCAGCTCACGCTGGCGCTCAGCACCCGCATGATCCGCCAGTCCGACGGCTTCGAGCGCTTCTCCGCCAGCTTCGGCCAGATCCGCTATTTCGAGGCATCGCGGGTGCATTTGCCGAACGAGCCGGTCACCGAGAAGGGCGGTTCGGCCTGGGTCACCGACGTCAACTACGCGCCGACCGACCGCTGGACCTTCGGCGCCTCCTACCAGCGCGACCCGAAATTCAAGCGCACCGACCTGGCCAGCGTGCGCGCCCGCTACCTGCTGCCCGACGACGGCGTGTTCAACCTGGCCTACCGCTACCGCCGGGAGCTGCTGGAACAGGTGGACGTGTCCTTCCTGTACCCGCTCAATCCCAGCTGGAGCCTGGTCAGCCGCGGCTACTATTCGCTGCGCGACGGCAAGGTGCTGGAAGCCTTGGCCGGCGTGCAGTGGGACAGCTGCTGCGTCGCCCTGCGCCTGGTCGCCCGCCGCTACGTGCACAACCGCGTGGGCGAGCTGAGCAACGCGCTGATGTTCGAGATCGAACTGAAGGGGCTCGGCTCGGCCGGCCAGGACACCCGCAAGGCCTTGCGCCGCGCCATCCTCGGCTACAATCGCGACGATCTCTATCTGGTGCCGCCGCAGACCGCCACGGGCCAGTCCTCCCCGCCCGACAACGCGAACACCATTCCATGA
- a CDS encoding histone deacetylase family protein, translating to MQIYTHAACLAHATGPGHVERPERLRAVIHALEAAHPDLDWQQAPRASRGQLLRVHDERLLAAVLESDPQGLQQLDPDTVLSPHSAEAALRAAGAGVAAVDAVLAGRTRRAFCAVRPPGHHATADTAMGFCLFNNVAVAARHAIDRHGLERVAIVDFDVHHGNGTQAIFEREPRVLYASSHQWPLYPETGARSETGCGNVFNAPLPKGAGGEAFRAAWRDDLLPAVDAFRPQLLLVSAGFDGHRRDPLAGLLLDSADFAWLTRELVALADHHADGRVVSLLEGGYDLDALAECSVAHVDVLRL from the coding sequence ATCCAGATCTACACCCATGCCGCCTGCCTGGCGCACGCCACCGGCCCGGGCCACGTCGAGCGCCCCGAACGCCTGCGCGCCGTCATCCACGCGCTGGAAGCCGCGCATCCCGACCTCGACTGGCAGCAGGCGCCGCGCGCCAGTCGCGGCCAGCTGCTGCGCGTGCACGACGAACGCCTGCTGGCGGCGGTGCTGGAAAGCGACCCGCAGGGCCTGCAGCAGCTCGACCCGGACACCGTGCTGTCGCCGCATTCGGCGGAAGCCGCGCTGCGCGCCGCCGGCGCCGGCGTGGCCGCGGTGGACGCAGTGCTGGCCGGCCGCACCCGGCGCGCGTTCTGCGCGGTGCGCCCGCCCGGCCACCACGCCACCGCCGACACCGCGATGGGCTTCTGCCTGTTCAACAACGTGGCGGTGGCCGCGCGCCACGCCATCGACCGGCACGGGCTGGAGCGGGTCGCCATCGTCGATTTCGACGTCCACCACGGCAACGGCACCCAGGCGATCTTCGAACGCGAGCCGCGCGTGCTGTACGCCAGTTCGCACCAGTGGCCGCTGTATCCGGAGACCGGCGCGCGCAGCGAAACCGGCTGCGGCAACGTCTTCAACGCGCCGCTGCCGAAGGGTGCGGGCGGCGAGGCGTTCCGCGCCGCCTGGCGCGACGACCTGCTGCCGGCGGTGGACGCGTTCAGGCCGCAGTTGCTGCTGGTGTCGGCGGGCTTCGACGGCCATCGCCGCGATCCGCTGGCCGGATTGCTGCTGGACTCCGCCGACTTCGCCTGGCTGACCCGCGAACTGGTCGCGCTGGCCGATCACCACGCCGACGGCCGCGTCGTCTCCCTGCTGGAAGGCGGCTACGATCTCGACGCGCTGGCCGAATGCAGCGTGGCCCACGTCGACGTACTGCGCCTTTGA
- a CDS encoding cob(I)yrinic acid a,c-diamide adenosyltransferase: MGNRLSKIYTRTGDDGSTGLGDGSRVGKDSARVEAYGTVDEANSCIGLLLAADVPDDVRELLTRVQHQLFDLGGELCIPGHAAIFNADIEALETQLDRFNEGLPALKEFILPGGGEAAARCHIARTVVRRAERATVALARLEDVRPQPVHYLNRLSDLLFVLARVLARASGHGEVLWKHERRR; the protein is encoded by the coding sequence ATGGGCAATCGACTTTCCAAGATCTACACCCGCACCGGCGACGACGGCAGCACCGGCCTCGGCGACGGCTCGCGCGTCGGCAAGGATTCGGCGCGCGTCGAAGCCTACGGCACGGTCGACGAGGCCAATTCCTGCATCGGCCTGCTGCTGGCGGCGGACGTGCCGGACGACGTGCGCGAACTGCTGACGCGCGTCCAGCACCAGTTGTTCGACCTCGGCGGCGAGCTGTGCATTCCCGGCCACGCCGCCATCTTCAATGCCGACATCGAAGCGCTGGAAACGCAGCTCGACCGATTCAACGAAGGGTTGCCGGCGCTCAAGGAGTTCATCCTCCCCGGCGGCGGCGAGGCGGCGGCGCGCTGCCACATTGCCCGCACCGTGGTGCGCCGCGCCGAGCGCGCGACGGTGGCGCTGGCGCGGCTGGAAGACGTGCGCCCGCAGCCGGTGCACTACCTGAACCGGCTGTCCGATCTGCTGTTCGTGCTCGCGCGCGTGCTGGCGCGCGCCAGCGGCCACGGCGAAGTCCTGTGGAAGCACGAGCGCCGCAGGTGA
- a CDS encoding DUF6580 family putative transport protein codes for MNRPASTLPAGPLLLTALIFVAALTRIIPHPPNFSPIEAVALFGGAYFAKRQWALVVPLAAMFASDLVLGLVNGGIYWSYFASAGYLMVYACIALSTVLGFGLRGKVSGGRVLGYSLAGSLLFFVLTNFGVWAFESMYPHNAAGLTAAFVAGIPFFQWTVLGTLFYAALLFGGFELLRQRNPALRAQTV; via the coding sequence ATGAATCGCCCCGCCTCGACGCTCCCCGCCGGCCCGCTGCTGCTCACCGCGCTGATCTTCGTCGCCGCGCTGACCCGGATCATTCCGCATCCGCCGAATTTCTCGCCGATCGAGGCGGTGGCGCTGTTCGGCGGCGCGTATTTCGCCAAGCGCCAGTGGGCGCTGGTCGTGCCGCTGGCGGCGATGTTCGCCTCCGACCTGGTGCTGGGCCTGGTCAACGGCGGCATCTACTGGAGCTACTTCGCCAGCGCCGGCTACCTGATGGTCTACGCCTGCATCGCGCTGTCCACCGTGCTGGGCTTCGGCCTGCGCGGCAAGGTCAGCGGCGGCCGCGTGCTGGGCTATTCGCTGGCCGGCTCGCTGCTGTTCTTCGTGCTGACCAACTTCGGCGTGTGGGCGTTCGAGTCGATGTACCCGCACAACGCCGCCGGCCTGACCGCCGCCTTCGTCGCCGGCATCCCGTTCTTCCAGTGGACGGTGCTGGGCACGCTGTTCTACGCGGCGCTGCTGTTCGGCGGCTTCGAACTGCTGCGCCAGCGCAATCCGGCGCTGCGGGCGCAGACGGTTTAA
- the ubiH gene encoding 2-octaprenyl-6-methoxyphenyl hydroxylase → MSTHAPAQRPAHDVLIVGGGLVGASLAIALEAQGLDVGMIEAAPAGALPPVFDQRNLSFAEATLNALQALGVLPLLRAPTGPIRRIHVSRAGDFGRMLLDAQAHGREEFGRVVVARDFGEALEARLLQLTQLTRYRPARFVGLGESADGLRRVRIADASGERELRAKLLVAADGARSAVRDALGIGAREHDYGQTLFVARLRAQRAPDGTAYERLTDHGPTALLPRGDGHYGLVHGVPREDAEAVAALDDAAFLARVQDAFGWRAGRFLAVGPRSAYPMQSGIAEALIAPRAVLVGNAAQAIHPLGAQGFNLGLRDALTLAECIAAHPGDPGIDAVLQRHAERREEDRSRTLAFSDGLAKLTANDAPLLRPLRSAGLVAGDAFGWLQGWLVGGAMGYRGDVPALCRKVAA, encoded by the coding sequence ATGTCCACGCACGCCCCCGCACAACGCCCCGCGCACGACGTGCTGATCGTCGGCGGCGGATTGGTCGGCGCCAGCCTCGCGATCGCGCTGGAGGCGCAGGGCCTGGATGTCGGCATGATCGAAGCCGCGCCGGCCGGCGCGCTGCCGCCGGTGTTCGACCAGCGCAACCTCAGCTTCGCCGAGGCCACCCTCAACGCCTTGCAGGCGCTGGGCGTGCTGCCGCTGCTGCGCGCGCCCACCGGCCCGATCCGCCGCATCCACGTCAGCCGCGCCGGCGATTTCGGGCGGATGCTGCTGGACGCGCAGGCGCACGGCCGCGAGGAATTCGGCCGGGTGGTGGTGGCGCGCGATTTCGGCGAGGCGCTGGAAGCGCGGCTGCTGCAACTGACGCAGCTGACCCGCTACCGGCCCGCGCGCTTCGTCGGCCTGGGCGAAAGCGCGGACGGCCTGCGCCGCGTCCGCATCGCCGACGCGTCCGGCGAACGCGAGCTGCGCGCGAAGCTGCTGGTCGCTGCCGACGGCGCGCGCAGCGCGGTGCGCGATGCGCTCGGCATCGGCGCGCGCGAACACGACTATGGCCAGACCCTGTTCGTCGCCCGCCTGCGCGCGCAGCGCGCGCCGGACGGCACCGCCTACGAGCGCCTGACCGACCACGGCCCCACCGCGCTGCTGCCGCGCGGCGACGGCCACTACGGGCTGGTGCACGGCGTCCCGCGCGAAGATGCCGAAGCGGTGGCCGCGCTGGACGATGCCGCCTTCCTCGCCCGCGTGCAGGACGCCTTCGGTTGGCGCGCCGGCCGCTTCCTCGCGGTCGGCCCGCGCAGCGCCTATCCGATGCAGAGCGGCATCGCCGAAGCGCTGATCGCGCCGCGCGCGGTACTGGTCGGCAACGCCGCGCAGGCGATCCATCCGCTGGGCGCGCAGGGCTTCAACCTCGGCCTGCGCGATGCGCTGACGCTGGCCGAGTGCATCGCCGCGCATCCCGGCGATCCCGGCATTGATGCGGTACTGCAACGTCACGCCGAGCGCCGCGAGGAGGACCGCAGCCGCACGCTGGCGTTCTCCGACGGCCTTGCGAAATTGACCGCCAACGACGCCCCGCTGCTGCGCCCGCTGCGCAGTGCGGGGCTGGTCGCGGGCGACGCCTTCGGGTGGCTGCAGGGCTGGCTGGTGGGCGGCGCGATGGGCTATCGCGGCGACGTGCCGGCGCTGTGCCGCAAGGTGGCCGCATGA